In Bythopirellula goksoeyrii, a single window of DNA contains:
- a CDS encoding tyrosine-type recombinase/integrase, with product MSFLKLPVCAIILLSMKNVPAIITQVEYVPVAISVGLLPSLIERAGSDSCNRFLEFFAARIRNRGTRDAYARAAGRFFAWCDQYQIELAQISPFAVASYIEQLMQELSPSTVKLHLAAIRSLFDYLVTGQVVPVNPAASVRGPKHVVKKGKTPVLTAEEARLLLDGIDLRTITGVRDRALIGVLVYSFARVSAAVGMNVGDYFSQGRRMWFRLHEKGGKHHEVPVHHNAEEYVDAYLQRAGICDEAQGPLFRTVDSWSNLTTCRMHRVDVLRMIKRRARQVGLSSRVCCHTFRATGITAYLQGGGLLEHAQRIAAHESVRSTKLYDRTSDTISLDEIEKIQI from the coding sequence ATGTCCTTTTTGAAACTCCCTGTCTGTGCCATCATACTTTTATCGATGAAGAACGTTCCCGCAATTATAACTCAGGTAGAATATGTACCAGTCGCTATCTCGGTAGGCTTGCTTCCATCGCTCATTGAACGAGCAGGCAGCGACTCTTGCAATAGATTCTTAGAGTTCTTCGCGGCGCGAATTCGTAATCGTGGAACTCGCGATGCCTATGCCCGTGCTGCAGGACGTTTCTTCGCTTGGTGTGATCAATACCAGATTGAGTTGGCTCAAATCTCACCGTTCGCAGTTGCCAGTTATATCGAACAACTTATGCAGGAGTTGAGTCCTTCCACAGTAAAACTTCATTTAGCAGCAATTCGATCCCTATTCGATTACCTTGTCACAGGACAGGTCGTCCCGGTGAATCCAGCCGCATCAGTGAGAGGACCCAAGCATGTTGTGAAAAAAGGAAAAACTCCAGTCCTTACAGCAGAAGAAGCTCGACTGTTGCTGGATGGCATCGATCTACGAACGATTACTGGGGTTCGAGACCGGGCCCTGATCGGTGTGCTGGTTTATAGCTTTGCACGCGTTTCAGCTGCCGTCGGTATGAATGTGGGTGATTACTTTTCGCAAGGAAGACGCATGTGGTTTCGCCTACACGAAAAAGGGGGCAAGCACCATGAAGTCCCTGTCCACCATAATGCCGAAGAATACGTCGATGCTTATTTACAGCGGGCTGGTATCTGTGACGAGGCTCAAGGTCCCCTGTTTCGCACAGTTGATAGCTGGAGTAATCTGACGACATGCCGAATGCACCGTGTCGATGTGCTCCGCATGATCAAGCGGCGCGCTCGTCAAGTTGGACTCTCTTCGCGAGTCTGTTGTCATACATTCCGGGCAACGGGAATCACAGCCTATTTGCAAGGGGGTGGACTACTGGAACACGCCCAGCGAATTGCTGCCCATGAATCGGTACGAAGCACCAAACTCTATGACCGCACTTCAGACACAATCAGCCTCGATGAAATTGAAAAGATTCAGATTTGA